The Flavobacterium piscisymbiosum genome includes a region encoding these proteins:
- a CDS encoding ISAon1 family transposase N-terminal region protein: protein MTPIELLKFMLPDFLVDHFEVVSSTNTEEILHLYFEEKINPPQEFSLFELISKGFQDEITIQDFPLRGKYVYLHIKRRRWTNKNTGEIIKRDWNLVAKGTRMTQEFATFLKEINR, encoded by the coding sequence ATGACCCCTATTGAACTTTTAAAATTTATGCTTCCCGATTTTTTAGTAGATCATTTTGAAGTAGTTTCTTCTACTAATACGGAAGAGATATTACACTTGTATTTTGAAGAGAAAATTAATCCTCCACAAGAATTTAGTTTATTTGAACTGATATCAAAGGGTTTTCAAGATGAGATTACTATTCAGGACTTTCCCCTGAGAGGTAAGTATGTGTATCTGCATATTAAAAGACGTCGTTGGACAAATAAAAACACAGGAGAAATTATTAAAAGAGATTGGAATTTAGTAGCCAAGGGAACCCGCATGACTCAAGAGTTTGCGACTTTTTTAAAAGAAATTAATAGATAA